In Flavobacterium sp. WV_118_3, one DNA window encodes the following:
- a CDS encoding class I SAM-dependent methyltransferase: MTYPITAYLKFLWHSKNQHGVHSPFVFRLVTKCFYDKKKKPEYATLGNYRKALLHNTTTISVTDFGAGSRVFKSDNRSVARIAKNAGISKKRARLLFRLVRYFQPENILEIGTSLGLATASLASGNAKARITTIEGCPETARIARENLATFSYNNITSVVSEFQVYLDSTPNTTYDLIYFDGNHQKEATLRYFDTLLPTISNDTLWIFDDIHWSADMEAAWQKIKAHPQVTVTIDTFQWGFVFFRREQEKEHFIIRV; the protein is encoded by the coding sequence ATCACATATCCAATAACCGCCTACCTCAAATTCCTTTGGCATTCCAAAAACCAGCATGGTGTACATTCGCCTTTTGTGTTTCGTCTGGTTACCAAATGTTTTTACGATAAAAAAAAGAAACCGGAATACGCCACATTAGGGAATTACAGAAAAGCGCTTTTACACAATACCACCACGATTTCGGTAACCGATTTCGGAGCCGGATCGCGGGTATTTAAATCCGACAACCGATCCGTTGCCCGTATTGCCAAAAATGCCGGGATTTCAAAAAAAAGAGCCCGTTTGTTGTTCCGGTTAGTCCGTTATTTTCAACCGGAAAACATATTAGAGATCGGTACCTCGCTCGGATTGGCCACCGCTTCGCTGGCTTCAGGAAACGCCAAAGCAAGGATTACAACAATTGAAGGTTGTCCGGAAACGGCGCGTATCGCCCGAGAAAACTTGGCTACATTCAGTTACAACAACATCACTTCGGTTGTTTCGGAATTTCAAGTCTATCTCGATAGTACTCCAAATACAACCTACGATCTGATTTATTTTGACGGCAACCATCAAAAAGAAGCCACACTGCGATATTTCGACACCTTACTTCCCACGATAAGCAATGACACGCTTTGGATCTTCGACGACATCCATTGGTCGGCCGATATGGAAGCAGCCTGGCAAAAAATCAAAGCACATCCGCAGGTAACCGTTACGATCGACACCTTTCAATGGGGATTTGTTTTTTTCCGACGCGAACAGGAAAAAGAACATTTCATCATACGCGTTTGA
- a CDS encoding ABC-F family ATP-binding cassette domain-containing protein, with translation MNYLSVENISKSFGERVLFENLSFGINKDQKIAFVAKNGTGKTSILKIITGEDTPDSGQIVMRKEIKMAFLSQEPSLQQELTIEESIFASDNEILKVIEQYEKALENPEDEEAYQKAFDRMDLYNAWDFETQYKQILFKLKLEDLKLKVKNLSGGQKKRLALAIILINKPDLLILDEPTNHLDLEMIEWLENYFAKENITLFMVTHDRFFLERVCNEIIELDNGKLYQYKGNYSYYLGKKEERIASENASIDKAQNLFVKELDWMRRQPKARTTKSKSRIDDFYDIKEKAQSRRKENQVELEINMERMGSKIIELHKVSKKFNDRVILDGYDYTFNRGERIGIIGKNGTGKSTFLNILTQTIQPDSGKVVIGETIKVGYYTQSGINPKPEQKVIDIIKEYGEYIPLTKGRTISAGQLLERFLFDRKKQHDYVEKLSGGELKRLYLCTVLIQNPNFLILDEPTNDLDIVTLNVLENFLLDYPGCLLVVSHDRYFMDKIVDHLFVFRGQGIIEDFPGNYSDFRSYEDSAEPEKEEAKEKVNWKQAQAKQGLTFNEQKEFQKIEREIKDLEFKKIEIEKLFSEGKVGDNDISAKANELQHIITQLEEKEERWFELSAKMES, from the coding sequence GTGAATTACCTATCTGTAGAAAATATTTCCAAGTCGTTTGGAGAACGCGTTTTATTTGAAAACCTTTCCTTTGGGATCAACAAAGACCAGAAAATTGCTTTTGTGGCCAAAAACGGAACCGGAAAGACTTCAATATTAAAAATCATTACCGGAGAAGACACGCCCGACAGCGGTCAGATCGTAATGCGGAAAGAAATCAAGATGGCTTTCTTATCACAGGAACCGAGTTTACAACAGGAACTAACGATTGAAGAAAGTATTTTCGCATCCGACAATGAGATACTAAAGGTAATCGAACAGTACGAAAAGGCACTTGAAAACCCGGAAGACGAGGAGGCCTACCAAAAAGCTTTCGACAGAATGGACTTGTACAATGCCTGGGATTTTGAAACCCAGTACAAACAAATCCTGTTTAAACTAAAACTGGAGGACCTAAAACTGAAAGTCAAAAACCTTTCCGGAGGACAGAAAAAACGTTTGGCCCTGGCCATTATTCTGATCAACAAACCGGATTTATTGATTCTCGATGAGCCTACCAACCATTTGGATCTGGAAATGATCGAATGGCTTGAAAATTATTTTGCCAAAGAAAACATCACCCTGTTTATGGTAACGCACGACCGTTTCTTTCTGGAACGCGTTTGTAACGAAATCATCGAACTGGACAACGGAAAACTATACCAATACAAAGGTAATTATTCCTATTATTTAGGTAAAAAAGAGGAACGAATTGCCTCCGAAAATGCCAGTATTGACAAAGCACAGAATCTTTTTGTAAAAGAACTCGACTGGATGCGTCGCCAGCCAAAAGCGCGTACCACCAAATCGAAATCAAGAATTGATGACTTTTACGATATCAAAGAAAAAGCCCAAAGTCGCCGCAAGGAAAACCAGGTCGAACTGGAAATCAATATGGAGCGTATGGGAAGTAAAATCATCGAACTACACAAAGTTTCTAAAAAATTCAACGATCGCGTGATCCTGGACGGTTACGACTATACATTTAACCGCGGTGAACGCATTGGAATTATCGGAAAAAACGGAACCGGTAAATCAACTTTTTTAAATATTTTAACCCAAACCATACAACCGGACAGCGGAAAAGTGGTGATTGGCGAAACGATAAAAGTGGGCTATTACACCCAAAGCGGTATCAATCCGAAACCGGAACAAAAGGTTATCGACATTATTAAAGAATATGGCGAATACATTCCATTGACCAAAGGACGTACCATTTCTGCCGGACAATTGTTGGAACGTTTCCTTTTTGACCGTAAAAAACAACACGATTATGTTGAAAAACTAAGTGGTGGCGAACTAAAACGTTTGTACCTATGTACCGTTTTGATTCAGAATCCGAATTTCCTGATTCTGGATGAACCTACAAACGATTTGGATATCGTAACCTTAAATGTACTCGAAAACTTCCTATTGGATTATCCGGGCTGTTTACTGGTGGTTTCACACGACCGTTACTTTATGGACAAAATCGTGGATCACTTGTTTGTATTCCGCGGACAAGGTATAATCGAGGATTTCCCTGGAAATTATTCCGATTTCAGATCGTACGAAGATAGTGCCGAACCCGAAAAAGAAGAAGCGAAAGAGAAAGTCAACTGGAAACAAGCTCAGGCAAAACAAGGACTTACATTTAACGAACAAAAAGAATTTCAGAAAATTGAACGCGAGATCAAAGATCTGGAATTTAAAAAAATTGAGATCGAAAAACTTTTCTCCGAGGGTAAAGTCGGCGACAATGATATTTCGGCCAAAGCCAACGAATTACAGCACATCATCACGCAATTGGAGGAAAAAGAAGAACGTTGGTTTGAACTGAGTGCTAAAATGGAATCTTAA
- a CDS encoding ABC transporter ATP-binding protein, which yields MTKPIIEIKEITRDFPLGNETVYVLKGIDLTINKGEYVALMGPSGSGKSTLMNILGCLDTPTAGEYILNGKDVSKMDDDELAGIRNKEIGFVFQTFNLLPRTTALDNVALPMVYAGYSKSDRIERATEVLNQVGLGDRMDHKPNQLSGGQRQRVAVARALVNRPSIILADEPTGNLDSKTSIEIMNLFNEIHANGNTVILVTHEEDIAEHAHRIIRLRDGVIESDNKNK from the coding sequence ATGACTAAACCAATTATAGAAATTAAAGAAATTACGAGAGACTTTCCTTTGGGTAACGAAACCGTATATGTATTAAAAGGAATCGATTTAACGATCAACAAAGGAGAATATGTAGCCTTAATGGGACCATCCGGTTCCGGAAAATCCACCCTGATGAATATTTTAGGATGTTTAGACACCCCTACTGCCGGCGAATATATCCTAAACGGAAAAGACGTTAGCAAAATGGACGACGACGAACTGGCCGGAATCCGAAATAAAGAAATCGGATTCGTTTTCCAGACGTTTAACTTGTTACCGCGTACCACCGCATTAGACAATGTTGCCCTTCCAATGGTCTATGCCGGTTATTCCAAAAGTGACCGTATCGAACGGGCCACCGAAGTACTCAACCAGGTAGGTCTTGGTGATCGTATGGATCACAAACCCAACCAATTATCGGGTGGGCAACGCCAGCGTGTAGCCGTAGCGCGCGCCCTGGTTAACCGTCCTTCAATTATTCTTGCCGATGAACCAACCGGTAACCTCGACAGTAAGACTTCCATAGAAATTATGAATCTTTTTAACGAGATCCATGCCAATGGAAATACCGTTATTCTGGTAACGCACGAAGAAGATATCGCCGAACACGCCCACCGTATCATCCGTTTGCGCGATGGTGTTATCGAAAGCGACAATAAAAACAAATAA
- the secA gene encoding preprotein translocase subunit SecA, with the protein MSFINSILKAFVGDKSQKDVKAIQPLINKIKSYEGPLSALSNDELREKTVYFKDIIKKARAEKDAIIEALKQEVEQTEDIDKREDLYASIDAIEKEAYDLTEKALLDILPEAFAVVKETARRFKENTHITVTATPKDRELSATKPYIVIEGDNSVWANSWNAAGKEITWDMIHYDVQLIGGVVLHQGKIAEMQTGEGKTLVATLPIYLNALTGNGVHLVTVNDYLAKRDSSWKAPLFEFHGLTVDCIDNHQPNTEGRRKAYEADITYGTNNEFGFDYLRDNMAHSPAELVQRKHNYAIVDEVDSVLVDDARTPLIISGPVPQGDRHEFNELKPKVENLYNLQRQLANGFLTEAKRLLKEGNTKDGGFQLLRAHRALPKNKALIKFLSEEGVKQILQKTENHYMADNNREMPKVDEALYFVIEEKNNQVELTDNGIKFLSKDTDDTFFILPDIGTEIAAIEKQHLSKEDEAEAKERLFQDFGVKSERIHTLTQLLKAYTLFEKDTEYVIMDNKILIVDEQTGRIMDGRRYSDGLHQAIEAKENVKIEAATQTFATITLQNYFRMYSKLSGMTGTAVTEAGEFWEIYKLDVVEIPTNRGIARKDKEDLIYRTVREKFNAVIEDVVQLSESGRPVLIGTTSVEISELLSRMLKMRGVNHNVLNAKLHKQEAQIVAEAGKPGVVTIATNMAGRGTDIKLTDEVKAAGGLAIIGTERHDSRRVDRQLRGRAGRQGDPGSSQFYVSLEDNLMRLFGSERVAKIMDRMGLKEGEVIQHSMMTKSIERAQKKVEENNFGVRKRLLEYDDVMNAQREVVYKRRKHALHGERLKVDLANMMYDVCELVVEHNKPSGDFKNFEFELIRYFAISGAISESDFARLSDRELVGKLYKAVLQHYTEKSERSAKEAFPVIKNVFENNNGQFERIVVPFTDGIKSLNVFTDLQKAYETEGKSLLADFEKNITLAIVDEAWKKHLRKMDELKQSVQLAVHEQKDPLLIYKFEAFNLFKNMLDNVNKEVISFLFKGDLPSQNPNNIHEAEEVPVQQEEYTISKEEVLNSEEIAERNHQAAMQQQAQQQPVTETIVRDAPKINRNDNVTIKHVMSGKSETMKFKKAEALLASGEWVIVNE; encoded by the coding sequence ATGAGTTTCATAAACAGCATATTAAAAGCTTTTGTAGGAGACAAGTCTCAAAAAGACGTAAAAGCAATCCAACCCCTTATCAATAAAATCAAGTCATATGAAGGGCCACTATCGGCATTATCAAATGATGAGTTACGGGAGAAAACAGTCTATTTTAAAGACATCATCAAAAAAGCCCGCGCTGAAAAAGACGCGATAATTGAGGCTTTAAAACAGGAAGTTGAACAAACGGAAGATATTGATAAAAGAGAAGATCTATACGCTTCGATTGATGCTATAGAAAAAGAAGCTTACGACCTTACTGAGAAAGCCTTATTGGACATTCTACCGGAAGCCTTTGCTGTTGTAAAAGAAACCGCCCGTCGTTTTAAAGAAAACACGCATATCACGGTAACCGCTACTCCAAAAGACCGCGAGTTATCGGCTACCAAACCGTATATCGTAATTGAAGGCGATAATTCCGTTTGGGCCAATTCCTGGAATGCTGCCGGAAAAGAAATTACCTGGGATATGATCCACTACGACGTACAGTTGATTGGTGGTGTGGTATTACACCAGGGTAAAATTGCCGAAATGCAAACGGGTGAAGGTAAAACGTTAGTAGCAACCTTACCAATTTATTTAAATGCATTAACCGGAAACGGGGTACACCTGGTAACTGTGAATGATTACCTTGCCAAACGTGATAGCTCGTGGAAAGCACCTTTATTCGAATTCCACGGATTAACGGTTGACTGTATCGACAATCACCAGCCCAATACAGAAGGCCGTAGAAAGGCATACGAAGCCGATATTACCTACGGTACGAATAACGAATTCGGTTTTGACTACCTGAGAGATAACATGGCACATTCGCCGGCAGAATTGGTACAACGCAAACACAATTATGCGATTGTCGATGAGGTGGATTCCGTTTTAGTGGATGACGCCCGTACGCCATTGATCATTTCCGGTCCGGTTCCACAAGGTGACCGTCACGAATTCAACGAATTAAAACCAAAAGTAGAAAACCTATACAATCTTCAGCGCCAATTGGCAAACGGATTCCTGACCGAAGCGAAACGTTTGTTAAAAGAAGGAAACACCAAAGACGGAGGATTCCAGTTATTACGTGCACACCGTGCCCTACCTAAAAACAAAGCATTAATCAAATTCCTGAGTGAAGAAGGCGTAAAACAAATTCTTCAGAAAACGGAAAACCACTATATGGCCGACAACAACCGTGAGATGCCAAAAGTGGACGAAGCGTTATACTTTGTAATCGAAGAAAAAAACAACCAGGTGGAATTGACCGATAACGGTATCAAATTCCTATCAAAAGATACGGATGATACGTTCTTTATCTTACCGGATATCGGAACGGAAATCGCTGCAATCGAAAAGCAACACCTTTCAAAAGAAGACGAAGCTGAAGCCAAAGAAAGACTATTCCAGGACTTCGGAGTAAAAAGCGAGCGTATTCACACCTTAACACAGCTTTTAAAAGCCTATACGTTATTCGAAAAAGATACGGAGTACGTTATCATGGATAACAAAATCCTTATCGTCGACGAGCAAACCGGTCGTATCATGGACGGACGTCGTTATTCCGACGGTTTACATCAGGCGATCGAAGCCAAAGAAAACGTAAAAATCGAAGCCGCTACACAAACGTTTGCTACGATTACCTTACAAAACTACTTCAGAATGTACAGCAAATTATCGGGTATGACCGGTACAGCGGTAACTGAAGCCGGTGAGTTCTGGGAAATTTACAAATTGGACGTAGTGGAAATTCCAACCAACAGAGGAATTGCCCGAAAAGATAAAGAAGATTTAATCTACAGAACGGTTCGTGAGAAATTCAACGCCGTGATCGAAGATGTTGTTCAGTTATCCGAATCCGGAAGACCGGTATTAATCGGTACAACATCGGTAGAAATCTCCGAATTATTAAGCCGAATGTTGAAAATGCGTGGTGTAAATCACAACGTATTGAATGCGAAATTACACAAACAGGAAGCACAAATCGTTGCCGAAGCCGGTAAACCGGGCGTGGTAACCATCGCAACCAACATGGCCGGTCGTGGAACCGACATTAAATTAACAGACGAAGTAAAAGCTGCCGGAGGTTTAGCGATCATCGGTACCGAGCGTCACGATTCCCGTCGTGTTGACCGTCAGTTAAGAGGTCGTGCCGGACGTCAGGGAGATCCGGGAAGTTCCCAGTTCTATGTATCATTGGAAGACAACCTGATGCGTTTGTTCGGATCGGAACGAGTAGCCAAAATTATGGACCGTATGGGACTAAAAGAAGGCGAAGTGATCCAACACTCGATGATGACCAAATCGATCGAAAGAGCACAGAAAAAAGTAGAAGAAAACAACTTCGGTGTTCGTAAACGTTTGTTAGAATATGACGACGTAATGAACGCACAACGTGAGGTAGTTTACAAACGTAGAAAACACGCACTACACGGAGAACGTCTAAAAGTGGATTTAGCCAATATGATGTACGACGTTTGCGAATTGGTAGTGGAACACAACAAACCATCCGGAGATTTTAAAAACTTCGAATTTGAGTTGATCCGTTATTTCGCTATCAGTGGTGCGATTTCAGAAAGTGATTTCGCTCGTTTATCCGATCGCGAATTGGTTGGAAAATTATACAAAGCCGTATTACAACACTACACGGAAAAATCCGAAAGAAGTGCCAAAGAAGCTTTCCCGGTAATTAAAAACGTATTCGAAAACAACAACGGACAATTTGAACGTATCGTGGTTCCGTTTACAGACGGTATCAAATCGTTAAATGTTTTCACCGACTTACAAAAAGCCTACGAAACAGAAGGAAAATCTTTACTGGCTGATTTCGAAAAGAACATTACGCTGGCAATCGTAGATGAAGCCTGGAAAAAACACTTACGTAAAATGGACGAATTAAAACAATCCGTTCAGTTAGCCGTACACGAACAAAAAGATCCGTTGCTTATCTATAAATTCGAAGCCTTCAACCTGTTTAAAAACATGTTGGACAACGTAAATAAAGAAGTGATTTCGTTCTTATTTAAAGGAGATCTTCCCTCACAAAACCCGAACAACATTCACGAAGCAGAAGAAGTTCCGGTACAACAGGAAGAATACACCATTTCAAAAGAAGAGGTTCTAAACTCGGAAGAAATTGCCGAGCGTAACCACCAGGCTGCGATGCAACAACAAGCACAACAGCAACCGGTAACGGAAACAATCGTACGCGATGCTCCGAAGATTAACCGTAACGACAACGTGACGATCAAACACGTAATGTCCGGTAAATCCGAAACCATGAAATTTAAAAAAGCCGAAGCATTATTAGCATCAGGCGAATGGGTTATCGTTAACGAATAA
- a CDS encoding glycosyltransferase family 2 protein has product MQLSVIILNYNVRYFLEQCVLSVQKALQNIEAEIIVVDNASADDSCAMMRERFPEVMLIANQDNLGFPKGNNIGVAQAKGEYVCILNPDTVVAEDTFEKVLAFAQKQTDSGIIGCKLIDGTGNFLPESKRGVPTPWVAFTKITSLYKFFPKTGLFNQYYAQDLNENQTGKVAILVGAFMVLKRELYLEVGGFDEDCFMYSDDIDLSYLVLKTGKSNYYFNETTVIHYKGESTVKDGTYMKRFREAMQFFYRKHFKASLFFTVFMEIGTFAFALFKKKQTGVKKPMETEAYCLFSNDVALKEKLAEQLQKKLYWNKDINENALFSQSDLKGKQIEVLLDNNSFGFRDIIAFLERNKDAKFRYRIIPEGSSFWIGSDSSNDRGEVVKIK; this is encoded by the coding sequence ATGCAGTTATCGGTTATTATTCTGAATTACAACGTCCGCTATTTTTTGGAACAATGCGTTTTGAGTGTGCAAAAAGCATTGCAAAATATTGAGGCTGAAATTATTGTCGTGGATAATGCTTCCGCGGATGATAGTTGTGCCATGATGCGCGAACGTTTTCCGGAGGTTATGCTTATTGCAAATCAGGATAATCTTGGGTTTCCCAAAGGGAACAATATAGGTGTTGCTCAGGCAAAAGGAGAGTATGTTTGTATCCTGAATCCGGATACGGTAGTGGCCGAAGATACGTTTGAAAAAGTGCTTGCTTTTGCACAAAAACAAACCGATTCGGGGATTATCGGTTGTAAATTAATCGATGGCACCGGAAATTTTTTGCCGGAATCCAAAAGAGGTGTGCCAACACCCTGGGTGGCTTTTACTAAAATTACAAGTCTGTATAAATTTTTTCCGAAAACAGGACTGTTCAATCAATACTATGCACAGGATCTGAATGAAAATCAGACCGGAAAAGTGGCAATTCTTGTCGGCGCTTTTATGGTGCTAAAACGCGAACTGTACCTCGAAGTCGGTGGATTTGATGAGGATTGTTTTATGTATTCCGATGATATCGATTTATCGTATCTGGTACTGAAAACAGGAAAATCCAACTATTATTTTAACGAAACCACGGTGATTCATTATAAAGGTGAAAGCACGGTGAAAGATGGAACGTATATGAAGCGTTTCCGGGAGGCCATGCAGTTTTTTTACCGGAAACATTTTAAAGCCTCACTTTTCTTTACCGTATTTATGGAAATCGGAACTTTTGCTTTTGCGTTGTTTAAGAAAAAGCAGACCGGTGTTAAAAAACCGATGGAAACGGAAGCCTATTGCTTGTTTTCCAACGATGTGGCGTTAAAGGAAAAATTAGCGGAGCAGTTGCAAAAAAAGCTTTATTGGAATAAAGATATTAATGAAAATGCGTTATTTTCGCAATCGGATTTAAAAGGGAAACAAATTGAAGTCCTGTTGGATAATAACAGTTTTGGTTTCCGTGACATCATCGCTTTTTTAGAGCGTAATAAAGATGCGAAGTTTCGCTATAGAATCATCCCGGAAGGTAGTTCATTCTGGATCGGAAGTGATAGTAGTAACGATCGGGGTGAGGTGGTAAAAATTAAATAA
- a CDS encoding cob(I)yrinic acid a,c-diamide adenosyltransferase produces MKVYTKTGDKGTTALFGGTRVPKHHIRIESYGTVDELNSHIGLIRDQEMNTLYKNVLIEVQDRLFTLGAILATPPEKEVLKNGQQRLNINRISPEDISYLENEIDQMDTSLPPMTHFVLPGGHTTVSYCHIARCVCRRAERLATHLHELEPVDPLVLTYLNRLSDYLFVLARKLSFDLQADEVKWIPRKS; encoded by the coding sequence ATGAAAGTATATACCAAAACCGGCGACAAAGGAACCACTGCCCTTTTTGGGGGAACCCGCGTCCCGAAACACCATATCCGTATTGAAAGCTACGGAACCGTAGACGAATTAAATTCTCATATCGGACTAATCCGCGATCAGGAAATGAATACGCTCTATAAAAATGTATTAATTGAAGTGCAGGATCGGCTGTTTACATTGGGCGCTATCCTGGCCACACCCCCGGAGAAAGAAGTTTTAAAAAACGGTCAGCAACGACTAAACATCAATCGTATTTCGCCGGAAGACATTTCCTATCTCGAAAATGAGATCGACCAGATGGATACAAGCTTACCGCCAATGACACATTTCGTATTGCCCGGAGGTCATACCACCGTGTCATATTGTCATATTGCACGCTGTGTTTGTCGTCGTGCCGAGCGTTTAGCGACACATTTACATGAACTGGAACCTGTCGACCCATTGGTTTTAACCTATTTAAACCGACTTTCTGACTACCTTTTTGTCTTGGCACGAAAGTTGTCATTTGACCTGCAAGCCGATGAAGTAAAGTGGATTCCACGGAAATCGTAA
- a CDS encoding dihydrolipoamide acetyltransferase family protein, producing the protein MARFELKLPKMGESVAEATITNWLKNVGETIEADEAVLEIATDKVDSEVPSEVSGTLTEILFNVDDVVKVGQTIAIIETEGGAVAAPKAEATPAVVAEVAKTVEVAAAVSAPADFSGSDKFFSPLVKNIAKEEGVSVAELEAINGTGKDGRVTKNDILEYVKNRGSQPVATPAAVEAPKAAAPQPTATATKAVPVSVNGGDEIVEMDRMRKLISGYMVQSKQTSAHVQSFIEVDVTNIVKWRDKVKNAFEKREGEKLTFTPIFMEAVAKALRDFPGMNISVEGDYIIKKKNINLGMAAALPNGNLIVPVIKNADQLNLVGMAKAVNDLGNRAKAGKLKPDDTQGGTYTVTNVGTFGSVFGTPIINQPQVGILALGAIRKVPAVIETPAGDFIGIRQKMFLSHSYDHRVVDGALGGSFVKRVADYLEAWDINRDI; encoded by the coding sequence ATGGCAAGGTTTGAATTAAAACTGCCCAAAATGGGAGAAAGTGTTGCTGAGGCAACGATAACCAACTGGTTGAAAAACGTAGGTGAGACTATCGAAGCAGATGAAGCGGTTTTGGAAATCGCTACGGATAAGGTAGATAGTGAAGTGCCATCGGAGGTTTCCGGGACATTAACGGAAATCCTTTTTAATGTAGACGATGTGGTAAAAGTTGGTCAGACAATAGCCATTATCGAAACAGAAGGTGGTGCGGTAGCAGCTCCAAAAGCGGAAGCAACTCCTGCTGTTGTGGCAGAAGTAGCGAAAACCGTGGAAGTAGCGGCTGCAGTTTCGGCTCCTGCTGATTTTTCCGGATCGGATAAGTTTTTCTCACCATTAGTGAAAAATATCGCTAAAGAAGAAGGCGTATCGGTTGCTGAATTAGAAGCAATTAACGGTACCGGGAAAGACGGACGCGTTACGAAAAACGATATCCTGGAGTATGTTAAAAACAGAGGTAGCCAGCCAGTTGCGACGCCTGCAGCGGTGGAAGCACCTAAAGCAGCAGCTCCACAACCGACAGCAACAGCTACAAAAGCGGTTCCGGTTTCTGTAAACGGTGGAGACGAAATCGTGGAAATGGACAGAATGCGTAAACTGATCTCCGGTTATATGGTGCAGTCCAAACAAACTTCGGCTCACGTACAATCGTTTATCGAAGTGGATGTAACCAATATCGTAAAATGGAGAGATAAAGTTAAAAATGCTTTCGAAAAACGAGAAGGTGAAAAATTAACGTTTACGCCAATCTTTATGGAAGCAGTAGCAAAAGCATTACGCGACTTCCCGGGAATGAACATTTCAGTAGAAGGTGACTATATCATCAAAAAGAAAAATATTAACTTAGGTATGGCAGCAGCCTTACCAAATGGAAACCTTATTGTTCCGGTTATCAAAAATGCCGATCAGTTAAATCTGGTTGGAATGGCGAAAGCGGTAAACGATTTAGGAAACCGTGCAAAAGCAGGTAAATTGAAACCGGACGATACACAAGGCGGAACCTATACGGTAACGAATGTGGGAACTTTTGGAAGTGTTTTTGGTACACCAATCATCAACCAGCCGCAAGTGGGTATCTTAGCGTTGGGTGCGATCCGAAAAGTACCGGCGGTTATTGAAACTCCGGCAGGTGATTTTATCGGAATCCGTCAGAAAATGTTCTTGTCGCACAGTTATGACCACCGTGTGGTAGATGGTGCGCTAGGTGGAAGCTTCGTAAAACGCGTTGCGGATTACCTGGAAGCATGGGATATCAACAGAGATATTTAA
- a CDS encoding DUF2795 domain-containing protein yields the protein MYWTLELASYLSDAPWPATKDELIDYAIRTGAPLEVVENLQSIEDEGEIYESMEEIWPDYPTDEDYLWNEDEY from the coding sequence ATGTATTGGACATTAGAATTAGCATCCTATTTGAGCGATGCGCCGTGGCCAGCCACAAAAGACGAACTTATCGACTACGCTATTAGAACTGGTGCGCCATTGGAAGTGGTTGAAAACCTGCAATCGATAGAAGACGAAGGAGAGATTTATGAATCCATGGAAGAGATTTGGCCCGATTATCCAACCGACGAAGATTATCTTTGGAACGAGGATGAATACTAA